The Lactuca sativa cultivar Salinas chromosome 2, Lsat_Salinas_v11, whole genome shotgun sequence genome includes a window with the following:
- the LOC111899928 gene encoding fasciclin-like arabinogalactan protein 12, which produces MTSHFQHSFQFLLLISITLLCTTITTTIAQSAPPPGPPGPTNITKILEKASQFTTLIRLFAITKVGDQINTQLNNSKQGMTVFAPTDNAFSSLSVGTLNSLSDQQKDELVQFHVIPTFISTSQFQTLSNPLRTQAGDSTTYNFPLNITTSGNQVNLTTGVVNATVANAIYTDGSLAVYQVDKVLLPMSLFGPQPPAAAPAPEPLKDKKKKSGDEDTTATSDGKASANSVGRIGLRRDLHGLTAGAIAIIIMFYL; this is translated from the coding sequence ATGACATCGCATTTTCAGCACTCCTTCCAGTTCTTGCTACTAATCAGTATCACCCTTCTAtgcaccaccatcaccaccaccatagcTCAGTCAGCACCACCTCCCGGACCACCAGGTCCGACTAATATCACCAAAATCTTGGAAAAAGCCAGCCAATTCACCACCCTAATCCGTCTTTTTGCCATAACAAAGGTAGGTGACCAAATCAACACCCAACTCAACAACTCCAAACAGGGCATGACTGTATTCGCACCCACAGACAACGCCTTCTCCAGCCTCAGCGTCGGCACTCTCAACTCTCTTTCCGATCAACAAAAGGACGAATTGGTTCAGTTCCATGTCATTCCCACATTCATCTCCACCTCACAGTTCCAAACCCTTAGCAATCCGTTGAGGACACAGGCCGGAGATAGTACCACTTATAACTTTCCGTTAAATATTACCACTTCCGGCAACCAGGTGAATCTAACCACTGGCGTTGTTAATGCCACGGTGGCGAATGCAATTTACACGGACGGTTCACTTGCTGTGTATCAAGTGGACAAGGTGCTTTTGCCCATGAGCTTGTTTGGTCCGCAACCTCCTGCAGCCGCTCCAGCACCTGAACCACTGAAGGATAAGAAAAAGAAATCCGGAGACGAGGATACTACGGCAACCAGCGACGGTAAGGCTAGTGCCAACTCCGTCGGGAGAATAGGTTTACGTCGGGACTTGCATGGCTTGACTGCGGGAGCGATCGCTATcatcataatgttttatttgtaa